The sequence ACCGCTGGCGTGGCCGCCGGTGTTGGTGACCCATCGCAGGCTCTGCCCAAGCGATAAAGGCCTGCTCGACGTCATCGCCGGGGCGATTGAGGGCGGTATTGGGGCAGTCATCCTGCGGGAAAAAGACCTGACAGGCAAGGAACTGCTGGATCTGGCGCAGCGTGCGCTGGCGTTGACACGGCCGGCCGGGGCGTCGCTGATCGTCAACGGCAATCCAGCCGTCGCCGTCGCGGCGGGGGCTGACGGCGTTCATCTCGGCGCCGAAGACCTGCCGCCCGCCAAGGTCCGCTCGATTATCGGTCCCGGCATGTTGTTGGGCCGTTCCATCCATTCGCCTGAAGAAGCGCAGGCGCTGGCGGAATCGGGCGAAGCGGCGGTCCTGGATTATTTTCTCTTTGGGAATGTCTTTGAAACGGCTTGCAAGCCGGGCAAGGCAGCAGCGGGACTTGACGCGTTGAGCGAAAGCGTTCGTCGCTCTCCCGTCCCGGTGATCGCCATCGGCGGGATCACGGCCGATAAGGCGCCCCTGATCGGTCAATCAGGCGCCGCCGGGGTGGCCATCATGTCAGCGATCATGACGGCCGCCGACCCGGTTGCCGCCGCGAGGGCCATCACCGTCTCCGTTGCCAAGGCTGCTGCTGGAGTTGTTGCAGGGGCCGTTGCCAGCGTAGCCGAATCCGGGGACGATTCCGGGATCCTCTACGGCATCATCGGCCGGGAGCAGGCGCCTGATGAGGCAACGCTGGCGGCCATGGCCGATGGTGCTTACGCCGGCGGTTGTGATATCATCCAGTTGCGAGAGAAAAACATGCCGACGGGCGAATTTTTGCGCCGCGCCCAAATCCTGCGGGAGAGGGCTTCCCGCTGGGGGAAACTGTTCATTGTCAATGATCGCATCGATATCGCCCTCGCCGCCGGCGCTGACGGCGTTCACCTGGGGGCCGAAGATCTCCCGCCTGAGGTAGCCCGCCAGATGTGGCCAAAAGGGATCATCGGCGTCACCGTCCGCAATCTTGCCCAGGCGCAGGCTGCCGTTGCTGCAGGGGCCGATTACGTCGGGGCTGGTCCGGTTTATCCGACGACATCAAAAAAACTGGACGCTCAGCCGCTGGGTTTCGCAGGCCTGCAGGCGATTTGCGATGCCATCGATATTCCTGTCGTGGCCATCGGCGGCCTGAATGCCGGCAGGATGGACGGGATCGGGAAGACCGGCTGCAGGGGTGTGGCCGTCATCTCGGCGCTGTTTCAGTCCAGCGATGCAACCGGTCATCCAGATAGGGGACAAGACCATGCCGCGCCATGCAGGCTGACCGCTCCGCAAGCACACGAAATGAGCGATAGGCCTGACGCCCGTGAAGCGTCTGTCCGATCAGTTGTCGAAGAGGCAGCCAGGCGACTGAAGGCCCTGCTTTAAAAAACTCCCGACCGGGCAGGAACGAAGGGCTCTTTTGTCCAAAGAGTTTTTCATAAAAAGTCTTCGTAAGCGAACCTCGCACATCCCTGAAATACCCCGAAAGAAAGAAGGATGACCCGTTGTATTTGGGAGCGCATCTATCGATCTCAAAAGGCTTTGAGTCGGCCGTCCGGGAGGCCCTTTCCATCGGAGCGACGACGTTCC is a genomic window of Heliomicrobium undosum containing:
- the thiE gene encoding thiamine phosphate synthase gives rise to the protein MSLDGLWTGRSALNMGRYGLFRRSLRGAAPLAWPPVLVTHRRLCPSDKGLLDVIAGAIEGGIGAVILREKDLTGKELLDLAQRALALTRPAGASLIVNGNPAVAVAAGADGVHLGAEDLPPAKVRSIIGPGMLLGRSIHSPEEAQALAESGEAAVLDYFLFGNVFETACKPGKAAAGLDALSESVRRSPVPVIAIGGITADKAPLIGQSGAAGVAIMSAIMTAADPVAAARAITVSVAKAAAGVVAGAVASVAESGDDSGILYGIIGREQAPDEATLAAMADGAYAGGCDIIQLREKNMPTGEFLRRAQILRERASRWGKLFIVNDRIDIALAAGADGVHLGAEDLPPEVARQMWPKGIIGVTVRNLAQAQAAVAAGADYVGAGPVYPTTSKKLDAQPLGFAGLQAICDAIDIPVVAIGGLNAGRMDGIGKTGCRGVAVISALFQSSDATGHPDRGQDHAAPCRLTAPQAHEMSDRPDAREASVRSVVEEAARRLKALL